In Tiliqua scincoides isolate rTilSci1 chromosome 1, rTilSci1.hap2, whole genome shotgun sequence, the following are encoded in one genomic region:
- the PTPRCAP gene encoding protein tyrosine phosphatase receptor type C-associated protein has protein sequence LILAPFFLQGLELLCALLLLFLGLPGSALASEKSGNDGGSSDSATVSILVCLLLLLLLLLFLAWRRLSQESEGRYHPRTLLRGLLLRWQEFRGEVPTQELSQEYEHERQRDEELGEPQQDDDTEEEEKEEQSLQLQQKAEEEEEKEERFSENADSEPPEKAVLLEPSEKDGASRATESSAEALLSDLHSFSGTAAWEDSGKHLHVTAL, from the coding sequence CTCATCCTGGCTCCCTTCTTTCTACAGGGACTCGAACTTCTCTGTGcactgctcctgctgtttctAGGATTACCTGGGAGTGCCCTGGCCTCAGAGAAAAGTGGCAATGATGGCGGCAGCAGTGATTCTGCCACTGTGAGCATTCTAgtctgcttgctgctgctgctcctcctcctgctgttcctAGCATGGCGTCGGCTGAGCCAGGAGTCTGAAGGAAGGTACCACCCTCGGACACTGCTGAGAGGCTTGCTCCTCCGGTGGCAGGAGTTCAGGGGGGAAGTTCCCACACAGGAGCTGTCCCAAGAATATGAGCATGAAAGACAGAGAGACGAAGAGCTGGGGGAGCCACAGCAAGATGATGAtacagaggaagaagagaaggaggagcagtccCTGCAGCTACAACAGAAagccgaggaggaggaagagaaggaggaaaggttCAGTGAGAATGCTGATTCTGAGCCTCCAGaaaaagcagtgctgctggagcCCTCTGAGAAAGATGGGGCCTCAAGGGCAACAGAGAGCAGTGCAGAGGCTCTGCTCAGTGACCTGCATTCCTTCTCTGGAACAGCAGCCTGGGAGGATAGTGGCAAACATTTGCACGTCACTGCCCTTTAG
- the CORO1B gene encoding coronin-1B, whose amino-acid sequence MSFRKVVRQSKFRHVFGQPVKNDQCYDDIRVSRVTWDSTFCAVNPKFVAVIVEASGGGAFMVLPLQKTGRIDKSYPTVCGHTGPVLDIDWCPHNDHVIASGSEDCTVMVWQIPENGLALPLTEPVVVLEGHSKRVGIITWHPTARNVLLSAGCDNVVIVWNVGTTEELYRLDDLHPDLIYNVSWNRDGSLFCSTCKDKSVRIIDPRRGQVVAEKEKAHEGARPMRAIFMADGKIFTTGFSRMSERQLALWDPENLEEPMALQELDSSNGALLPFYDPDTNVVYVCGKGDSSIRYFEITAEAPYIHFLNVFTSKEPQRGMGWMPKRGLDVNKCEIARFYKLHERKCEPIIMTVPRKSDLFQDDLYPDTAGPEAAMEAEEWVAGKTAAPILISLREAYVPTKQRDLKVSRRSLLQESRPAAATPSTGPSATYPSAMSQSTAMPAASVSTASGEGGQVTEEVLREVALLRALVAAQGDRITRLEDQLSRMENGDA is encoded by the exons ATGTCATTCCGAAAGGTTGTGCGCCAGAGCAAGTTCCGCCATGTCTTTGGGCAGCCTGTCAAGAACGACCAGTGCTATGATGACATCCGAGTATCGCGGGTTACATGGGACAGCACCTTCTGTGCTGTCAACCCCAAGTTTGTGGCTGTAATTGTAGAGGCCAGTGGGGGAGGAGCTTTTATGGTGCTTCCACTACAAAAG actGGGCGTATTGATAAGTCTTATCCTACGGTATGTGGGCACACAGGGCCTGTTTTGGACATTGACTGGTGCCCACACAATGACCATGTCATTGCCAGTGGCTCTGAGGACTGCACCGTCATG gtATGGCAGATCCCAGAGAATGGGCTGGCACTGCCTTTGACCGAGCCAGTGGTAGTTCTAGAAGGTCACTCGAAGCGTGTGGGTATCATCACTTGGCATCCAACTGCCCGCAATGTTCTTCTCAGTGCAG GCTGTGATAATGTGGTTATCGTGTGGAATGTGGGCACAACTGAGGAGCTTTACCGCCTTGATGATCTGCATCCTGACCTCATTTATAATGTCAGCTGGAACCGTGATGGCAGCCTCTTCTGCTCAACCTGCAAGGATAAGAGTGTGCGCATTATCGACCCCCGTCGAGGGCAGGTGGTTGCG gagaaggagaaagccCACGAGGGAGCGCGTCCAATGCGGGCCATCTTTATGGCTGATGGGAAGATCTTCACAACAGGCTTTAGTCGTATGAGTGAGCGACAGTTGGCACTCTGGGACCCG GAGAACCTTGAGGAACCCATGGCACTGCAGGAGCTGGACTCGAGCAATGGGGCCCTTCTGCCTTTCTATGACCCTGATACCAATGTAGTCTATGTCTGTGGCAAG GGAGATTCAAGCATCCGGTACTTTGAGATCACAGCAGAAGCACCCTATATTCACTTCTTGAACGTGTTCACTAGCAAAGAACCACAGCGCGGCATGGGATGGATGCCCAAGCGGGGACTGGATGTCAACAAGTGTGAAATTGCCAG GTTTTACAAACTCCATGAGCGCAAGTGTGAGCCCATTATCATGACAGTGCCAAGGAAG TCAGATCTCTTCCAAGATGACTTGTACCCAGACACAGCTGGGCCAGAAGCTGCCATGGAAGCAGAGGAATGGGTGGCGGGAAAGACAGCAGCACCCATCCTGATCTCTCTGCGGGAAGCCTACGTGCCCACCAAGCAGCGTGACCTCAAAGTGAGCCGAAGGAGCCTGTTGCAGGAGAGCcgccctgctgctgccacccccagcACCGGACCGAGTGCCACATACCCCAGTGCCATGTCCCAGTCTACAGCCATGCCAGCTGCTAGCGTCAGCactgccagtggg GAAGGTGGACAAGTGACTGAGGAGGTGCTGCGCGAGGTGGCATTGCTGCGAGCGCTTGTGGCAGCACAGGGTGACCGCATTACCCGGCTGGAGGATCAGTTGAGCCGCATGGAGAATGGCGATGCCTAG